Sequence from the Sphingobacteriaceae bacterium genome:
CTTCCAGGGAAAGGACCCGTCGACGGGCTACCCGGATCTTGAAGTTGGTGTGGCCGCCCTTGATCCGGGAAGAAAACGTCCGCTGGCCGTAGATTTGATAGCCAAGACGATTGAGAACATTGGCGAGCACGACACCGGTACTGTCGATACCTTCACCCTGCTGGCCGCCGACCATCAGGGAAAGTTGCTCCCTCAC
This genomic interval carries:
- a CDS encoding 2-oxoacid:acceptor oxidoreductase family protein, whose amino-acid sequence is MREQLSLMVGGQQGEGIDSTGVVLANVLNRLGYQIYGQRTFSSRIKGGHTNFKIRVARRRVLSLE